The Juglans regia cultivar Chandler chromosome 1, Walnut 2.0, whole genome shotgun sequence nucleotide sequence aataatttcaaatatgttGTGTACTAATCTTAGTCATAGTACCATGTATGTCCCTTGCGCTTCTGTGGGAAATTTTGATTGCATCCATTGCGAAGCAAAGTTCATCTCACTATTTCTATGGCATCCTACTCGAAACTTGGTGTTTTATAAGCAAAAtctgtgataaaaaaaaatatctatgtTCAAGTATTGAACGTGGATGATTAAGCCTAATTGTTTACTGTTTCTATTCCTTAATAAAAGTTACCATCCCCAAATGGGTGATCGTAGGCTGGTAGCACCCTGCCAAATGGACATCCATTATCTTCATTATTCAATACGTTATTACGTATGTGTTAGATTTTATTTGATCTTACATGGCATTAATGTCAATTGTCCATATATGTTGTTAAGAAATCTAATGAAATTGGTGGTGATGACATgatgtttaattataaaaaaaatctgtgaaATTAAGGAGggtgaaaaataagaaattcaagattctttttacaaaaatatatttctcatCTCTGTTTTCTATCATCCTCTCAAATGCTGAATGTTGTTGTTCATCTTTCTAAGTTTCTTACttcttttgactttttttaattttgcttaattataagtgttaattttttatactttaagaGTTAAAAATGTCTAGTTGTCAATCAACTGGTAGTatgacttcaactccaacactTGAGTACTAAGTGAGGGGATTGATTAGATTTTTTGCTCCAAGAATAACTATTGGGACCCAACCTTCAATTACGATTTCTATTTGTTCAAatgaaataattgtaaaaataaagaTGGTTGTAGCACGCTGGTGATATGATGCTAATCTGTCTTTCAATGAGGCTCAATCCAAATTTTATCAACCAGCTATCGATGTCTTGACTGCCATCGGCCAAGATTCAAGAGCCAttctttatatgagttgagagtaaATTTGTTAAATATGGCTATAGATGAGGttcaagattatttgcaacaaattaagTATGTTTGGAATGAGACCGGTTGTTCATTAATGGCAGATAGTTGGACAAACCAGAAgcaacaatcaataatcaattttctaatttattgtcCAAAAGTTATAATGTTCTTGAAGTCTGTTGATACATCTGGCTTTAGAAAAGATGTTAAAACATTGTTTAATATCTTTTGATGAGGTTGTTCAAGAAATTGGAGTTTAGAATCTTGTGCAGTTCATTACGGACAATGATGCAAGTTATAAAGCAGCAGGAAAAAAGTTACAGCAGAAGTATGGCTCTTTCTACTGGTCCTCATGTGCATCTCATTACATAGACTTAATgctgaagaatttttttgaTCCAATACATTTTCCCCTTATTGATGAtactataaaacaaaaaaaaataaaaaaagataataaagtTCATCTATAATCATGGTTGAGTTTTGGCATTGATGAGAAAAGACTTTACCAAAGGTCATGATTTGTGTCGTCCTGCAATTACAAGATTTGcgataaattttttaagtatcCAATGCTGGctcttgtttaaaaaagaattcaaacaaatgtttatttataataaatagattgcATCAAGGCATTCTAAAAACAACATAGGGAAGAAGATAGCTGGGATCTTTTTAGAAGATAAAGAGTTTTGAGTTCAATgttaatttattgttaaaattagtaAATCTTTAGTTCGTGTTCTACGACTTGTTGACGGAAATGAGAAGCCTGCAATGAGATACTTGTATGATGCAATGGAAAGAGCCAAATAGAACATAAAAGCAAGATGCAATAACAAAGTTAGTGtattcagtccattcaccagGATCATTGATTCTACACGGGATAAGTAGCTTCACAATCCATTACATGCGACGGATTGTTTTCTTAACCCTGGAATTTACTTTAGCCCCAACTTTAAAGatataaatgatattataaGAGGCTTCAACAGCTGTGTTATGAAGATGGAACTTGATCCAGATAATCAAGACAAAGTCATTGTAGAACTTGACTTGTATAAGAATGCAGTATGTGAGTTTGGACATTTTTTAGCAATCCGTCGGTGTGATAAGATTAATCCaggtattattatttatcattatcatttgttaaatagtgtgactttgtactttaaattttatcttattttatttttacttgtatttaattaataatttataattacattattattatagttGCATGGTGGACCCAATTTAGTTGCGAGGTTCCGATGCTTCAAAGGTTTGCTACTCGAgtactaagtcaatgttgtagtgTAACTGGATATGAGAGAAACTGGagcacatttgattttatttattcgaACAAGAGAAATAAATTAGTGCATAAACATTTGACTGACTTAGTATTTGTTCATTATAATTTGAAACTGCGAGaggcataaatttttttaatactaatgtttttactgttgaaaaatatattaacattttcacttatgtttaattttattttgacagaagcataaaaaatggaaaagttGTTTTAGATTcaatcaatcttgaaaacattgaCTTGATTGAAGAATGGGTGTGTGAAGAATTTAAGCTTCTTGATGGAGAAGATTTGGATTGGACAAGTATTGAGGAGTCATTAGCCTCACTAAATGAGAAAGACGATGATAATGttggtgttgatgttgatgacgATGGTGAcgttgataaaaatattttgattaacatgTCAAATCATGATCTTTATTATCTTTTTGATGAGGATGAGTGATTTTTTATGACGGTGGTGATGtaaatgattttatcatgataatgttgatgtttatgttattataacataaacttaaaacttgtattgagaagtattgaaCATTgagtttatgatttattttgttgttattttagaatatagttaatgtttgtatatatataatgtatccAGGTATAAACTATTTTGAAACGGTATCGGTATCGAAACGGTATCGGTACTGAAATATTCTTCCGaaatagtatataaaataatattaatattaaaatatttcatttcagtaTCTTGATCGGTACGACCTCCAatatggtattcaaaactttaccTGGTAGGTTGTATCATTCTGAAAAGACTGAAGAACATATCTAGAATATTATCACTAAAATTAAGGCTTATATAATTGACCCCAAGTCAAAAAGTAAGGCGGCCAGACACCATTAAATGATGCCAACCAAATGCCTTTGGAAATTTTGGCCTTGGAATCATTAAATCATATCTGAAATCTCAATTATCAAATTCATTCAGTAGTATGTCTCACGTACAGAAGTAGCTAGCTAGAAGTGAAATATTGAGTCATTGTAACTATATTAATTGAGAGAAGTCCtaagataattattttatcatgaaaTTCATTTATAAGTCTACTTATTAAGACATAAATTAACTATATCATTACTTTAGAAACTTATTACATCAACTAgtacccaaaaaataataataataataattttaatatgctTTAAGCATTAACTATGAAATTTTCTATGCACTTTTACCTAATAAATAACCTCATCTTCCAACATATTAGCAATATGAAGCGTGTCTTCCACGGTATCTTTTGTATACaaactaaaaattttaatgcGTCGAATTAAATCTCTAAACCAGAATATCATAATCAGGCAGATTTGGGCTTAGACGGCTTTACTACTAATGTTAAATATTACTACAAGATCAGTATGTTGGCCGCTCAAGTATGAGTGTCGACCTCGGCCTTAAGTCCTAATATCGATTAAGATACTGTTTAGATGgttagttgagatgaaatttaaaagttgaataaaatattattttttaatattattattattttaaaaattaaaaaaattgagttatttattgtattttatataaaaatttgagaaagttataataataagataagatgagaggaaataattttacaagatgcagcatattttacatatatgttTCCATACTGCAAAGGAAGCAAGCTCGATCGATCGAGCTCcattacaatattaatatttattctcaaagcattACATGATGAGTACTACTTCATGTAACTTTAGTAGGTACTATTTATTCATACTTTCACCACACCACTTGAATAATTAAGTAGTACTACTGATTCAAGGTCCTTGAGCTGGCTTGCAATTACGCTTATATTGGCTTCTTGGATGACACTTGATGGGCTTTTGTTTTCCTATGCAAGAACTATATCGAGGATTGCCAGGCTTTCCGCATGGTGATACTGCTGGTTTGTTGGGATTCTTGGTTCCACGAGTAATTACTGCATCGATCGAAGATAAGTACTAGATAAGCTctttatattcatgataaacAATGTTAACATGATGATGTGTAGAACATGCATAAATAAAACACACTTATTTGTTCTACACatatgatgaaaaattatttaaggataataatatatttatacttttttttattattgctttACTACttagctattttttttctctttgctgTTTGGATATGgatcaaaaatttcaaaatatgatattcttgtataattttaaagaaaataaattcaatcaattaattaatcatgtaatttaattaaaaataaatccaattttataaaaattggcACAAAGAATGTCATGTTCTGAAATTTTTTATCTAgattgaaaagataaaaaaaaataataaaataaaatagctgAATAGTAAATCAATAATAAAGGAAATATAAAGGTAAGTATCATTAAGCATTATTTAACCGACTAGTCACAAATTAAGGATTGggaaatccaaataaaaattgttattatataaaagCTGCAAAAGgataatatttaaaactgtGGTCATCATGAGCAACTTCTatgtgaaatatataatatcttttgaATTTTGCAATAGAGAAATGTTGGAGAATAGCTGGAAGCCGCAGCATATtgtgaagaaattttttatttttttttatttttttccatctcaTCACTTTAGGTGTGCTGGGACTTCTTCACACAGtagagtgtgaagaagattttttctttgcAAGAAGCTGATGACATGACCAATGAATATAAAAGATGCAGTACTGTGCTCTCACCTTTAGAATTCGCATCAGCCAGTTTGCGAGCTGCAATTAAGGGGACGAGATAAGAAGGGAAGCGAAGAGAATGAAAATAAGAATGATAGccttcattttgttgattggtGCTGAGAGGCCACTTTCCTCCTACACTCCTATTTATTGACAACCATGCATGtgtaatttgtatatatgtgaATGTGGTTGGAAATTTCTTTCGGTTGATAATTATACATACGCACGTACGTACAGTCAGATCAAGTGGTTTCAAAAGGCTACCTTTAGTTTGGAAGAAAAGATGGAAGTTAATTggaaattttatatgaataaaaaatgaaagcaagAAGACCTAGCAATCAGATGCCATGCATGTTCGTGATGCCATGCATCATGAGGTGGTACAAGTACAACTGTCCATCATGTGACTCTTTTTCTTTGTCCATTTTTATGGGTTTTGtctttaaaagaaagaaagaaagacagaaaaatctAATGTTAATGGAAAATACTTGGGCCACCAAGCGGTGGTCCCAAGACATTTTTCTGGATGCTCTTTTTTCTTAGctgattaaaaaatgttttttgataatattataaatttttttaaaaatatatttaaagatataaaaaatatataaaaatataaatataaaaataaaaggccaAATGGTCTTGTGGGAAAAAATTCTTGGTAGAATTTGTCAATGACTGTAGCACCATCTAATGTTAATTATCATGACACCATTTGATCTTTTATTAATTCTCTTTCATTATTACTAGTCATTATaagaaacttattttttaatttgtggtcatttgttttttaaaatgattatttttaaaaaaaaaataagaataatatcattataaataatcatttttatcataaatatttatttttattgtaatgaatatacacatttttctaaaatagaaTCTCCATGATCAAATGGAAAGTTTGTGGCTATTGCGTAACATATACTACATTATGGGAGCTTGACCGAGTCCAATCACGATCTGCAGACTGGTGAGGAGGTCATGGGAAAGGGATGCATGCATGTGGTTGGCTTTATTAAAGAAGCACTTGGTAGGATATATGTATCATTCTGAAAAGActgaaaaacatatatatctaGATATTATCACTAAAACCAAGGCTTATATAGTTGACCCCAAGTCAAAAGTAAGGTGGCCGGACACCATAATGGAAATCAGGGTGGTATGCTTGTCTGATTAAGTAAAGTCGTGAGCATGCATAGAATAGAGAATGGACGTTCCAAGTCACGTGGACTCGTGCTTGACTTTGTCGCGTGTAAATGGTAAGGTGGTGGCATGGGATCTTTTCATCATTCCATATATAATACACGTAATCAGAACAGGCCAAGTTTGAGAGGTATGCATGATCaatattgatcaaaagagagaagaaaagttaATTGGCTGAGTTGGTCACAAATGGAGCATTCCAGAAACATAGGTTAAACCTGTTGCACACAACTTAAGAAAGGCAGCTTTATTTGTTAAAGACAGTTTAGTTGATATGGAGAAAAGCAATTGTACCAGTTCTTGTTATCAATGGATGAAGttgttttctcaaaaaataaatattgatcaAAAGCAAAGCTAGGACGTAGCTGCAAAAGTTACCTTTAATTGGAAGATAAaagattaaactttttaaaatgtttaaagatataaaaatatatatatagaagaaaactatttattaatttgtggtcagttattttttttatcaaaatgagtatattattattacaaataattatttttattacaaataatttgttataaatatttatttttattgtaattaatatacatatttttttaaaatagaatttcatTGATCAAATGGAAAGTTTGGCTATTGTGTAACATACACTACATTATGGGAGCTTGAGTCCAATCACGATCTGCAGAGTAGTGAGGAGGTCATGGGGCAGGGATGCATGTGCATGGCTGGCTTTATTAAAGAAGCAACTTGGTAGGATGTatcattcttctttttttttctttttttttcttttttttttttggaaaagataactttcatttcataacTCCAAGATTTATCAAAAGCAATACTAGGAAGGACAACATCTTGTCCCTCCTCCATCCAAACTGACTCATTAACCAAAGACAAAGCAAATTTTGCAACAACATGAGCAACTTTGTTTCTTCCCTTAATGAAAGTTTCCAAGTTGGATGCCAAGCCATAATATGCCTTATGTCTTCAATTATCTGTCCTAACCATAAAAAATCTGAGTTATCTGCATTGATTGCTTCTACAACCATCTTAGCATCACTTTCATATTTAACAGGTTCAAAACCCAGTTCATGACACAAAGTTACAGCCCTTAATAATGCATAGCACTCATCTAGGTATGCAAAAGGAACACATGATCTAGGAGCAGAAAGCACCATTTGTACATCACCTAAGCAATCTCTAATGACTATACCAAGGCCCATATGCTGCTGTATCTTGTCAAAACCAGCATCTAGATTAACTTTCATCCACCCGGGGGCAGGAGCCTTCCATACTCTTCCAGCTCCAGTTGTATAGCTTGCAACAAAAGTAGAATCATGACTACCAGCACCATTCTCTTCCCTTCCACTTGCATCTGTACTTACAACTTTGAACAAATCTATATCAGAAGCAGCTAACTTGAGCACTAGTGATGGCCTAATGAACTGATTCTTGAAGATAAAATGATTCCTTCTAGTCCAGAGTCTATAACATATTTCAGAAATCAAATCCAATTTGTCGCCATCTAATCTTTCAagaaaatcatatcacaaactTGCAAAATCAGCATACCTCCCGCTCCATTTCTTGACAGGACTATCTCCATTCCCCCACTCATCTCCTGCTGGTGGGCATTCCCATAATACATGTAAAACAGTCTCTTCCTCAAGGTTACAGATAGGATAAAGAGAATACtttaaaatttgtttctttACAAGATTAACTCTAGTAGGTAAAAGATCATCCAGAACTTTCCACATAAACTATTTCACCTTCTTAGTAACTCTAAGTTTCCAGATTTTATGCCATTGAAATTGATCATGATGTGCACATGAGGACTCGCCATAATTCTATCTTTTTATACCTAAATTAGAAAAATAGGCACTCTTAACATAAAAGACTCCCTTGTTAGAAAAGCCCCAAATAATTTTATCCTCTGTATTTCTTGAACTGATAGGAATACTACAAATAAATCTTGCTTCATTTCGATTAAACACCTCTTCAATCAACTCCTTTCTTCCATCCATGTCTCTCTTTATGAGAATAGAAATTGTGACTTCAGTACCAATTTTATTAGGCACAGTCTGGACTTAGTATGACATTGTAGCGATTTATCGTTTGGAagttcaactcatctcaactcatcattacaacttttttaaattccaacataaaatataataaacaattcaactttttcaaattctaaaataataataataataaacaataatattctaataatattttatcatctaaactcaaatcaactcaattcaatttaacatcgAAACGCACCCTCAAAACTAACTATAAATCTCTCCAAATTTGAGAAGGACGCTCCCTAATTTAGCATTAACAATCTGAccatttttaaagtattttgttttaaagataCGGGCCACTAATGATGAAGGGGCGTTCTGAAAGGActgaaaaacataagaaaaatgttatttttatagtttatttttaccGCTCTATtatattgttgtgattttttttttaatttttttttacttattaattaagaaaatattttttaataatattatgatttttttattcttttaaaaaatattaaaaaatatatatatataaaaaaaaaattttacctaACGGTAGCCCCGGAAGGAGCGGTGGACGTACCAGCTctcaaaacatatatatcatatggatcgtgctacagcccccgctaggagctcccgctggggctatagtgtatttttgtatgtgtttttttttaagttgttttttatataatttttttaatattttttaatattttttaaaaaataaaataaatttagaacattattaaaaacacttttttaatcaagaagtaaaaaaaaattattaaaaaatactt carries:
- the LOC108984101 gene encoding uncharacterized protein LOC108984101, which encodes MMKWRDNTGDEWGNGDSPVKKWSGRLWTRRNHFIFKNQFIRPSLVLKLAASDIDLFKVVSTDASGREENGAGSHDSTFVASYTTGAGRVWKAPAPGWMKVNLDAGFDKIQQHMGLGIVIRDCLGDVQMVLSAPRSCVPFAYLDECYALLRAVTLCHELGFEPVKYESDAKMVVEAINADNSDFLWLGQIIEDIRHIMAWHPTWKLSLREETKLLMLLQNLLCLWLMSQFGWRRDKMLSFLVLLLINLGVMK